A single region of the Oreochromis niloticus isolate F11D_XX linkage group LG19, O_niloticus_UMD_NMBU, whole genome shotgun sequence genome encodes:
- the LOC112843073 gene encoding uncharacterized protein LOC112843073, whose amino-acid sequence MFTDKILTCNSYNQAGPVSLSRISGRQRKFQKTIKKIQHVLKSIFLSHHMLLLMEMMTCGRTSSVTYTCIYIWSDSFIAQHSHLQLFIQLSQTGHAKQNVDIFIMSKRRLLIFSFLLLWVSGLTDGGEVRQTSMLWKNQGDNVSIECSHTYGSSYYQMYWYRQLPGELMKQMVLTTASSKPDFEPDFRDEKFSTTKPDADSGTLIVKNLVPGDQGLYFCAVSMHSDTATLNTRTKTSDHEL is encoded by the exons ATGTTCACTGATAAAATACTGACATGCAATTCCTATAATCAAGCTGGACCAGTTTCCTTGTCAAGAATTTCAGGCAGGCAGAGAAAATTtcaaaaaacaatcaaaaaaatACAACATGTTCTAAAATCCATCTTCCTCAGTCATCATATGTTGTTGTTAATGGAAATGATGACCTGTGGGCGGACCAGCAGCGTCACATATACTTGCATCTACATCTGGAGTGACAGTTTCATTGCGCAACACTCCCacctccaactcttcatacaaCTGTCTCAAACAGGTCATGCCAAACAGAACGTGGACATCTTCATCATGAGCAAACGACGTCTCCTCATATTTTCATTCTTATTGCTGTGGGTATCAG GTCTAACTGATGGGGGGGAAGTCAGGCAGACCTCCATGCTGTGGAAAAACCAGGGTGATAATGTATCTATAGAATGCAGTCATACCTATGGCAGTAGCTATTACCAGATGTACTGGTACAGACAGCTGCCTGGAGAACTAATGAAACAAATGGTGTTAACTACTGCAAGCTCCAAACCTGACTTTGAACCAGACTTCAGGGATGAAAAATTCTCAACCACCAAGCCTGACGCTGACAGTGGGACACTGATAGTGAAGAATTTGGTGCCAGGAGATCAAGGCTTGTATTTCTGTGCTGTTAGTATGCACAGTGATACAGCCACACTCAACACCCGTACAAAAACCTCAGATCATGAACTGTAG
- the slc2a1c gene encoding solute carrier family 2, facilitated glucose transporter member 1, whose translation MGGRGLVVRLLVKEGVVVVWKWVRGRQAVERAGITDEIGAKRQLQYICLSHLTATLVTSILGAVIGSLQIGYHTGNINAPAKIIEEFFNNTWRARHNQSISDHSLTLLWSLSVSIKDFGALLGSLGVKYLADSYGRRNSILIVNGLSVVGVCLMFASKASESFEVLILGRLVFGLFCGLVMSLNPLYIQEVSPTNLRGAFATLNQVSLAAGILVGMVAGLEIVLGTEHDWAMMLSLSLIPALTQYVILPFCPESPRYLLINRQEESKAKSALLRLRGRAEKVFAELEEMKEEAAHTQSRVTIQDFFKKRSYRQPIIIVLIVSLGSQLSGFNAIINYSTKMFQAKFDQAKYLTLGVGAVNLTFTLVAFFLMERAGRRRLLLTGFISIAVCNLIMTVVDSVLHLVPELRSLQVLLVFCLTSAYELGPGPISWFIAAELFDQSGRPIAMAFSSLLNWGGKFVLALLFPPLLKICGAYVYLLFMIVALLAFTFTWIHLPETKGRTFDDIAEEFRGAEGIPLHNKTGFNTFT comes from the exons AGCCATCTGACAGCCACGCTTGTGACGTCCATCCTGGGAGCGGTGATCGGCTCCCTGCAGATTGGCTACCACACTGGCAACATCAACGCTCCAGCCAAG ATTATCGAAGAGTTTTTCAACAATACCTGGAGAGCCAGACACAACCAATCAATCTCAGATCACAGTCTTACTCTTCTGTGGTCACTCTCTGTCAGCATTAAAGATTTTGGAGCCTTACTGGGCTCGCTGGGAGTCAAATATCTGGCAGATTCTTATGGCAG GCGTAACTCCATCCTGATAGTTAACGGTTTGTCTGTGGTCGGAGTATGTTTGATGTTTGCCTCCAAAGCCAGCGAGTCATTTGAGGTCCTCATCCTAGGGCGACTGGTTTTTGGTCTGTTCTGTGGCCTGGTGATGAGCCTTAACCCCCTCTATATCCAGGAAGTTTCCCCCACCAACCTCAGAGGAGCATTTGCTACACTGAACCAGGTGTCCCTCGCTGCAGGCATCCTGGTGGGTATG GTGGCTGGTCTGGAGATAGTGTTGGGCACAGAGCATGACTGGGCCATGATGCTGTCCCTGTCTCTCATCCCGGCCCTCACACAGTATGTGATCCTACCCTTCTGTCCTGAGAGTCCCCGCTATCTGCTCATCAACCGGCAAGAAGAAAGCAAGGCAAAAAGTG CCCTGCTGAGGCTGAGAGGCAGAGCAGAAAAGGTATTTGCTGAGCTGGAAGAAATGAAAGAGGAAGCTGCTCATACACAGAGTCGTGTCACCATCCAGGATTTCTTCAAGAAACGCAGCTACAGGCAGCCGATCATTATTGTCCTGATTGTTAGCCTGGGAAGCCAGCTCTCTGGATTCAATGCG ATAATCAACTATTCCACCAAAATGTTTCAGGCCAAGTTTGACCAGGCCAAATATCTCACACTGGGTGTTGGGGCCGTCAATCTGACGTTCACTTTGGTAGCA TTCTTCCTGATGGAGAGGGCAGGGAGGAGGAGGTTGCTCCTGACTGGTTTCATCTCCATAGCAGTGTGCAACTTAATCATGACCGTAGTCGATTCTGTCCTG CATCTGGTCCCAGAACTCAGAAGCCTACAAGTGCTGCTGGTTTTCTGCCTGACTTCAGCCTATGAGCTGGGCCCAGGTCCGATCTCCTGGTTCATTGCTGCCGAGCTGTTCGACCAGTCTGGCAGACCTATAGCCATGGCCTTCAGTAGCCTGCTCAACTGGGGAGGGAAGTTTGTTCTGGCACTTCTCTTTCCTCCATTACTG aaaatctgtggTGCTTATGTCTACCTCCTTTTTATGATCGTGGCTCTGCTCGCCTTCACCTTCACCTGGATTCACCTCCCGGAAACAAAGGGTCGTACATTTGATGACATCGCAGAGGAGTTCAGAGGAGCAGAGGGCATCCCGTTGCACAATAAGACTGGATTCAACACTTTCACCTGA
- the LOC112843072 gene encoding uncharacterized protein LOC112843072, protein MFTDKILTCNSYNQAGPVSLSRISGRQRKFQKTIQKIHHVLKSIFLSHHMLLLMEMMTCGRTSSVTYTCIYIWSDNFIAQHSHLQLFIQLSQTGHAKQNVDIFIMSKRRLLIFSFLLLWVSGLTDGGEVKQTAMLWKNQGDNVSIECSHTYGSSYYQMYWYRQLPGELMKQMVLTTASSKPDFEPDFRDEKFSVMKPDALSGTLIVKNLVPGDQGLYFCAVSMHSDTATLNTRTKTSHHEL, encoded by the exons ATGTTCACTGATAAAATACTGACATGCAATTCCTATAATCAAGCTGGACCAGTTTCCTTGTCAAGAATTTCAGGCAGGCAGAGAAAATTTCAAAAAACAATCCAAAAAATACACCATGTTCTAAAATCCATCTTCCTCAGTCATCATATGTTGTTGTTAATGGAAATGATGACCTGTGGGCGGACCAGCAGCGTCACATATACTTGCATCTACATCTGGAGTGACAATTTCATTGCGCAACACTCCCacctccaactcttcatacaaCTGTCTCAAACTGGTCATGCCAAACAGAACGTGGACATCTTCATCATGAGCAAACGACGTCTCCTCATATTTTCATTCTTATTGCTGTGGGTATCAG GTCTAACTGATGGGGGGGAAGTCAAGCAGACCGCCATGCTGTGGAAAAACCAGGGTGATAATGTATCTATAGAATGCAGTCATACCTATGGCAGTAGCTATTACCAGATGTACTGGTACAGACAGCTGCCTGGAGAACTAATGAAACAAATGGTGTTAACTACTGCAAGCTCCAAACCTGACTTTGAACCAGACTTCAGGGATGAAAAATTCTCAGTAATGAAGCCTGATGCTCTGAGTGGGACACTGATAGTGAAGAATTTGGTGCCAGGAGATCAAGGCTTGTATTTCTGTGCTGTTAGTATGCACAGTGATACAGCCACACTCAACACCCGTACAAAAACCTCACATCATGAACTGTAG